A single window of Achromobacter xylosoxidans DNA harbors:
- a CDS encoding ABC transporter substrate-binding protein, which translates to MMKRFSLLGAATLLALGLAAGQPAQAQGKTLRMVPHADLKTLDPLFNTAYITRNHGYMVFDTLFAQDSHGQPKPQMVESWTASPDGKAWTFKLRPGLKFNDGTPVTAEDCIASLQRWAKKDTLGQALMAAGAELAATGPDSFSLTLKQPFGLVLDALAKPSGMPPFIMPKRLAQTDANTPVTEMVGSGPFLFKRDEWVPGNKVVYVKNPAYVPRNEPADGLAGGKVAKVDRVEWIYIPDGNTATAALMNGEVDMIEQTTPDFLPVLESNPDIKLSTSVATQGMAIVNALHPPFDKPQARQALYYLVNQKEMLSAIGYPEKYRVDYCATLYICGSPLASDAGAAPYAKPDLARARQLLQEAGYKGEKIVVLYPTDHISAPAVMVLTQNMKKAGLKVDLQTMDWASLAARRLKKDPPDQGGWNLFLTWGGYYDASTPVTNPWLSAACGNSLPGWPCDKELDALRTQWIQESDAAKRKEIAAKLQARAYESVPYVMWGEFKPVSAIRGLTHTELMKTGIPVMWNVEKP; encoded by the coding sequence ATGATGAAACGATTCAGCCTGCTGGGCGCCGCCACGCTGCTGGCCCTCGGCCTGGCCGCGGGCCAGCCGGCCCAGGCGCAAGGCAAGACGCTGCGGATGGTGCCGCACGCCGACCTGAAGACGCTGGACCCGCTGTTCAACACCGCCTACATCACGCGCAACCACGGCTACATGGTGTTCGACACCCTGTTCGCGCAGGACAGCCACGGCCAGCCCAAGCCGCAGATGGTCGAAAGCTGGACCGCCTCGCCCGACGGCAAGGCCTGGACCTTCAAGCTGCGTCCGGGGCTGAAATTCAACGACGGCACGCCGGTCACGGCCGAGGACTGCATTGCGTCGCTGCAACGCTGGGCCAAGAAGGACACGCTGGGCCAGGCCCTGATGGCGGCGGGCGCGGAACTGGCCGCGACCGGTCCCGACAGCTTTTCGCTGACGCTCAAGCAGCCCTTCGGCCTGGTGCTGGACGCGCTGGCCAAGCCGTCCGGCATGCCTCCCTTCATCATGCCCAAGCGGCTGGCGCAGACCGACGCCAACACGCCCGTGACGGAAATGGTCGGCTCCGGTCCGTTCCTGTTCAAGCGCGATGAATGGGTGCCCGGCAACAAGGTCGTGTACGTGAAGAACCCGGCGTACGTGCCGCGCAACGAACCGGCCGACGGCCTGGCCGGCGGCAAGGTCGCCAAGGTCGACCGGGTCGAGTGGATCTACATTCCCGACGGCAACACCGCCACGGCGGCGCTGATGAACGGCGAAGTCGACATGATCGAGCAGACCACGCCGGACTTCCTGCCGGTGCTGGAAAGCAACCCGGACATCAAGCTGAGCACCTCGGTGGCCACGCAGGGCATGGCCATCGTCAACGCGCTGCATCCGCCGTTCGACAAGCCGCAGGCGCGCCAGGCGCTGTACTACCTGGTGAACCAGAAGGAAATGCTGTCGGCCATCGGCTACCCCGAGAAGTACCGGGTCGACTATTGCGCCACGCTGTACATCTGTGGCTCGCCGCTGGCCAGCGACGCGGGCGCGGCGCCCTACGCCAAGCCCGACCTGGCGCGCGCCAGGCAGCTGTTGCAGGAGGCCGGCTACAAAGGCGAGAAGATCGTGGTGCTCTACCCCACCGACCACATCAGCGCGCCCGCCGTCATGGTGCTGACCCAGAACATGAAGAAGGCCGGCCTCAAGGTCGACCTGCAGACCATGGACTGGGCCTCGCTGGCGGCGCGCCGCCTGAAGAAGGACCCGCCCGACCAGGGGGGCTGGAACCTGTTCCTGACCTGGGGCGGGTACTACGATGCCAGCACGCCGGTCACCAATCCATGGCTGTCGGCCGCCTGCGGCAACAGCCTGCCCGGCTGGCCCTGCGACAAGGAACTGGACGCGCTGCGCACGCAGTGGATCCAGGAGTCCGATGCGGCCAAGCGCAAGGAGATCGCCGCGAAGCTGCAGGCGCGCGCCTACGAGTCGGTGCCATACGTGATGTGGGGCGAATTCAAGCCGGTGTCGGCCATCCGCGGGCTGACGCACACCGAGCTGATGAAGACCGGCATTCCGGTCATGTGGAACGTCGAAAAACCATGA
- a CDS encoding M81 family metallopeptidase encodes MKIFSGSLATETNTFSPIPTGLSAYRARGYYPAGQHPDRMQMFSGPLWAARQRAQGKDWTLIEGMTAGATPAGLTTRHAYETLRDELLDDLRRAGKVDIALFGLHGAMVADGYDDCEGDLLRRAREIVGPDTVIGAELDPHCHLTDAMVNSADFLVCFKEYPHTDILDRAYDLVDLCVARAAGRIKPTRAVFDCEMISIMHTSREPMRGFVDRLLAMEGKEGVLSVSIAHGFPWGDTPDMGSKVLVYTDGDAGQAERLARALGEEIIGFRDQLAPPYPGADEALDQALALADFPVVLADSADNAGGGAPSDATFILERVLARGIQDVATGPFWDPVAVQLCFEAGEGAQIKLRIGGKVAPVSGQPLDLACEIVALKRDAVMTGLAGTPALLGDVAVVRSQGVTIVMTTNRTQAMDTDLFTQFGVDLGAMKLVIPKSSQHFYASYSKLGRNVIYVETPGAITQDYNALPFTKRKLPKWPFKG; translated from the coding sequence ATGAAGATTTTTTCCGGGTCCCTGGCGACCGAGACCAATACCTTTTCCCCCATCCCGACCGGCCTGTCGGCCTATCGGGCGCGCGGCTACTACCCGGCCGGCCAGCACCCGGACCGCATGCAGATGTTCTCCGGCCCGCTGTGGGCCGCGCGCCAGCGCGCCCAGGGCAAGGACTGGACGCTGATCGAGGGCATGACGGCGGGCGCGACGCCGGCCGGCCTGACCACGCGCCACGCCTACGAGACCTTGCGAGACGAATTGCTCGACGACCTGCGGCGCGCCGGCAAGGTCGACATCGCGCTGTTCGGCCTGCACGGCGCCATGGTGGCTGACGGCTATGACGACTGCGAAGGCGACCTGCTGCGGCGGGCGCGCGAGATCGTCGGCCCCGACACGGTGATCGGCGCCGAACTGGATCCGCACTGCCACCTGACCGACGCCATGGTGAACAGCGCCGACTTCCTGGTGTGCTTCAAGGAATATCCGCACACCGACATCCTGGACCGCGCCTACGACCTGGTCGACCTGTGCGTGGCGCGCGCCGCGGGCCGCATCAAGCCGACGCGCGCGGTCTTCGACTGCGAGATGATCTCCATCATGCACACCAGCCGCGAGCCGATGCGCGGCTTCGTCGACCGCCTGCTGGCGATGGAAGGCAAGGAAGGCGTGCTGTCGGTATCGATCGCCCACGGCTTCCCGTGGGGCGACACGCCCGACATGGGTTCCAAGGTGCTGGTCTACACCGATGGCGACGCCGGCCAGGCCGAACGGCTGGCGCGCGCGCTGGGCGAAGAGATCATCGGCTTTCGCGACCAGCTGGCGCCGCCCTATCCCGGCGCCGACGAAGCCCTGGACCAGGCGCTGGCGCTGGCCGACTTCCCGGTGGTGCTGGCCGACTCGGCCGACAACGCCGGCGGCGGCGCGCCCAGCGATGCCACCTTCATCCTGGAGCGCGTGCTGGCGCGCGGCATCCAGGACGTGGCGACCGGCCCGTTCTGGGATCCGGTGGCGGTGCAGCTCTGTTTCGAGGCCGGCGAAGGCGCGCAGATCAAGCTGCGCATCGGCGGCAAGGTGGCGCCGGTGTCGGGCCAGCCGCTGGACCTGGCCTGTGAGATCGTCGCGCTCAAGCGCGACGCCGTCATGACCGGCCTGGCCGGCACGCCCGCGCTGCTGGGCGATGTGGCCGTGGTGCGCAGCCAGGGGGTGACCATCGTCATGACCACCAACCGCACCCAGGCCATGGATACCGACCTGTTCACGCAGTTCGGCGTGGACCTGGGCGCGATGAAGCTGGTCATTCCGAAGTCGTCGCAGCATTTCTACGCCTCGTACTCGAAGCTCGGCCGCAACGTCATCTATGTCGAGACGCCCGGGGCGATCACGCAAGACTACAACGCGCTGCCTTTCACCAAGCGCAAGCTGCCGAAATGGCCCTTCAAGGGCTGA
- a CDS encoding RidA family protein yields MSQAIQRLPSSLPFPFSRAVKAGGFLFLSGQVPMSAAGEVVRGDIQTQTRAACERIVESLAAGGARLDQVVKATVWLSDMGHFAGFNEVYKEFFGAALPVRSTVASALALNVDVEIEVQAYIGND; encoded by the coding sequence ATGAGCCAAGCCATCCAGCGCCTGCCCAGCAGCCTGCCGTTCCCGTTTTCGCGGGCCGTGAAGGCCGGCGGCTTCCTGTTCCTTTCGGGCCAGGTGCCGATGAGCGCCGCCGGCGAGGTGGTGCGCGGCGACATCCAGACCCAGACCCGCGCGGCCTGCGAGCGCATCGTCGAAAGCCTGGCGGCCGGCGGCGCGCGCCTGGACCAGGTGGTCAAGGCCACGGTGTGGCTGTCGGACATGGGCCACTTCGCGGGTTTCAACGAGGTCTACAAGGAGTTCTTCGGCGCGGCGCTGCCGGTGCGTTCGACGGTGGCGTCGGCCCTGGCCCTGAACGTCGACGTGGAGATCGAAGTGCAGGCGTATATCGGAAACGACTGA
- a CDS encoding NAD(P)/FAD-dependent oxidoreductase yields MAADPLYDYAVIGAGIAGASVAYRLSASASVVVLEREAQPGYHSTGRSAAMFMETYGTAQIKALTRASRDFYEHPPQGFCEHPLLSPRGVLYIAAPGQQDLLREVYDDFRSQSPNVTLIDAEQALARVPCLRPDQLCGAIEEPDARDIDVHALHQGFLRGMTRQGAALRNNAELVTATFEDGAWTLTLAGGESLRARVLVNAAGAWADHTAELCGVRPVGLQPCRRTAFTFTGPDDVDFAHWPAVVGVDESFYFKPDAGQLLGSPANADPVPAHDVVPEELDVATGIYRIEAATSLTIRRPRHTWAGLRSFVADGDFVIGWDSASPAFFWLAAQGGYGIQSAAGVSQLAADLLLDLPLSASLTAQGVDPARLSPARFSPSR; encoded by the coding sequence ATGGCCGCAGACCCCCTATACGATTACGCCGTCATCGGCGCCGGCATCGCCGGCGCATCCGTGGCCTACCGCCTGAGCGCGTCCGCCTCCGTCGTGGTGCTGGAGCGCGAAGCCCAGCCCGGCTACCACTCCACCGGCCGCTCGGCCGCCATGTTCATGGAGACCTACGGCACCGCCCAGATCAAGGCGCTGACCCGCGCCAGCCGCGATTTCTACGAACATCCGCCGCAAGGCTTCTGCGAGCATCCCCTGCTGAGCCCGCGCGGCGTGCTGTACATCGCCGCGCCGGGCCAGCAGGACCTGCTGCGCGAGGTCTATGACGATTTCCGCAGCCAGTCGCCCAACGTCACGCTGATCGACGCCGAACAGGCGCTGGCGCGGGTGCCCTGCCTGCGGCCCGACCAACTTTGCGGCGCGATCGAGGAGCCGGATGCGCGCGACATCGACGTGCATGCGCTGCACCAGGGCTTCCTACGCGGCATGACGCGCCAGGGCGCGGCGCTGCGCAACAACGCCGAACTCGTTACCGCCACGTTCGAGGACGGCGCCTGGACCCTGACGCTGGCCGGCGGCGAGTCGCTGCGGGCGCGCGTGCTGGTGAACGCCGCCGGCGCCTGGGCCGACCACACCGCCGAACTGTGCGGCGTGCGGCCCGTGGGCCTGCAACCGTGCCGCCGCACCGCCTTCACCTTCACCGGGCCGGACGACGTCGATTTCGCGCACTGGCCCGCCGTGGTGGGCGTGGACGAGAGCTTCTATTTCAAACCCGACGCAGGCCAACTGCTCGGCTCGCCCGCCAATGCCGACCCGGTCCCGGCGCATGACGTGGTGCCCGAGGAACTGGACGTGGCCACCGGCATCTACCGCATCGAAGCGGCCACCTCGCTGACCATCCGCCGTCCGCGCCACACCTGGGCTGGATTGCGCTCGTTCGTGGCCGATGGCGATTTCGTGATCGGCTGGGACAGCGCCAGCCCCGCCTTCTTCTGGCTGGCGGCGCAGGGCGGCTACGGCATCCAGTCCGCCGCCGGCGTTTCGCAGCTGGCGGCCGACCTGTTGCTCGACCTGCCGTTGAGCGCCAGCCTGACCGCGCAGGGCGTCGACCCCGCGCGCCTGTCGCCGGCCCGTTTCTCCCCTTCCCGATAG
- a CDS encoding GntR family transcriptional regulator translates to MAAQIDKVISELRDMVLSGALQPGERVVELQFSARLGVSRTPLRIALTELEKEGLLERLPSRGFRVRAFTVDEIGDAVEVRGVLEGMAARLLAERGASAEVLEQLSQAVEEGRALLAPARRDPKATVDARAWGQINRRFHEILCEAAGNRALLSALEHNNKTPLAGPAALTLPSTPSLLETPFVLRAQSDHEDLLRAITRREAARAENLMREHAYRSRENKRVLLESLRGGVSGPALPADSAAA, encoded by the coding sequence GGCCGCTCAGATCGACAAAGTGATTTCCGAACTCCGGGACATGGTGCTTTCCGGCGCCCTGCAACCCGGCGAACGCGTGGTGGAACTGCAGTTCTCGGCGCGCCTGGGCGTGTCACGCACGCCGCTGCGCATCGCCCTGACCGAGCTGGAAAAGGAAGGCCTGCTGGAGCGCCTGCCCTCGCGCGGCTTTCGCGTGCGGGCCTTCACCGTCGACGAAATCGGCGACGCGGTCGAAGTGCGTGGGGTGCTGGAAGGCATGGCGGCGCGGCTGCTGGCCGAGCGCGGCGCCAGCGCCGAGGTGCTGGAACAGTTGTCGCAGGCGGTGGAGGAAGGCCGCGCCCTGCTGGCGCCGGCGCGGCGCGACCCCAAGGCCACGGTGGATGCGCGCGCCTGGGGCCAGATCAACCGCCGCTTCCACGAGATCCTGTGCGAAGCGGCCGGCAACCGCGCCCTGCTGTCGGCGCTGGAACACAACAACAAGACGCCGCTGGCCGGCCCCGCCGCACTGACGCTGCCGTCCACCCCTTCCCTGCTGGAGACGCCCTTCGTGCTGCGGGCGCAATCGGACCACGAGGACCTGCTGCGGGCGATTACGCGGCGCGAAGCCGCGCGCGCCGAGAACCTGATGCGCGAACACGCCTACCGCAGCCGCGAGAACAAGCGCGTGCTGCTGGAATCGCTGCGCGGTGGGGTGTCGGGGCCGGCGCTGCCGGCCGACAGCGCGGCGGCCTAG